The following coding sequences lie in one Flavobacterium cyclinae genomic window:
- a CDS encoding endonuclease/exonuclease/phosphatase family protein, with translation MRKQTWLSKIMFFFNIVLTVLTFLAYLLPFLAPKAFPFLSVLTLILPFFLILNFFFFVYWLLQFKRYMLLSGLVLLLGITFINRFYKFSETNLPKEENDFTLMSYNVRLFNLYEWLPKEDVPEQISKLIDEKNPDILCLQEYSPNEKVNTTKFPFSFIKLEGGKNKYGQAIFSNYSIINQGIIEFPNSNNNVIYVDLLKQKDTIRIYSIHLQSIKISTDIHENIDEEKSKFIFKRLSEAFTIQQQQAEIIKAHFETCKYPKIICGDLNNSAFSYVYRTIKGDLKDAFEEAGTGFGKSYNFKYYPARIDYVFVENTINVKQFKTIDTFFQSDHFPQIARCSFVK, from the coding sequence ATGCGCAAACAAACTTGGTTGAGTAAAATAATGTTTTTTTTCAATATAGTATTAACTGTATTGACTTTTCTTGCCTATTTATTGCCATTTTTAGCTCCAAAAGCCTTCCCTTTTTTAAGTGTATTGACACTTATTCTTCCTTTTTTTTTAATTTTAAATTTTTTCTTTTTTGTATATTGGTTGTTACAGTTCAAGCGTTATATGTTACTTTCTGGATTAGTTTTGTTACTAGGAATTACTTTTATTAATCGTTTTTATAAATTTTCAGAAACCAATTTGCCTAAAGAAGAAAATGACTTCACTTTGATGAGTTATAATGTTCGTCTTTTTAATTTATACGAATGGTTGCCAAAAGAGGATGTGCCAGAACAAATTTCAAAATTAATTGATGAGAAAAACCCGGATATTTTATGCTTACAAGAATATTCGCCAAATGAAAAAGTAAATACAACTAAGTTTCCATTTAGTTTTATAAAATTAGAAGGAGGGAAAAATAAATATGGACAAGCTATTTTTTCAAACTATTCTATTATTAATCAGGGCATAATTGAATTTCCTAATTCTAATAATAATGTTATTTATGTTGATTTGTTAAAACAAAAAGACACTATTAGAATTTACAGTATTCATTTACAATCGATAAAAATTAGTACTGATATTCATGAAAATATTGATGAAGAAAAGTCAAAATTTATTTTTAAGCGATTGAGTGAAGCTTTCACAATTCAGCAACAACAAGCAGAAATTATAAAAGCCCATTTTGAAACCTGTAAATATCCAAAAATTATTTGCGGTGATTTAAATAACAGCGCTTTTTCATATGTTTATAGAACTATTAAAGGTGATTTAAAAGATGCATTTGAAGAGGCAGGTACAGGTTTTGGAAAATCTTATAATTTTAAGTATTATCCTGCAAGAATAGATTATGTTTTTGTGGAAAATACAATTAATGTTAAACAGTTTAAAACAATTGATACTTTTTTTCAAAGTGATCATTTTCCACAAATAGCCAGATGTTCATTTGTTAAATAA